The following proteins are co-located in the Acinetobacter shaoyimingii genome:
- a CDS encoding fatty acid desaturase, producing the protein MNAPLPKAPINWIAVFALVLLPVVALIAIPLYAYHHDFSTAAWISMFVLLGVSSLGITAGYHRLWAHRAYEATLPLKIILMIMGTFAVQNSILYWASGHRTHHRHVDDVEQDPYSINNGFWYAHIGWMLRNYPASEANYKNAPDLLKDKVVMFQDKYYVPLVIVVHAAILLPVGWAVGDMAGVLLLGGLMRLILSHHVTFFINSLCHMWGKRPYTDENTARDNFWLAIATWGEGYHNYHHIFQYDYRNGVKWWQYDPTKWLIWTFSKFGMAKNLRRIPSFNIKKAELAMKFKYAEQDLAVYGHNVSEDIATAKMRIAQEYEAFSQTLNDWAKLKEQEIQVKKASVAEKIHQMDSKLKVEFQLVEQRLSHHRETLKLLTRNLKKEKAPVSH; encoded by the coding sequence ATGAATGCTCCCTTACCAAAAGCCCCAATTAACTGGATTGCAGTTTTCGCATTGGTGCTTTTACCTGTTGTCGCACTGATTGCTATTCCACTTTATGCCTACCATCACGATTTTAGTACGGCTGCTTGGATTAGCATGTTTGTTTTACTGGGCGTAAGTAGCCTTGGTATTACGGCGGGTTACCACCGTTTATGGGCACATCGTGCTTATGAAGCGACGTTACCTTTAAAGATTATTTTAATGATCATGGGTACTTTTGCAGTTCAAAACAGTATTTTGTATTGGGCTTCTGGTCACCGTACGCATCACCGTCATGTTGATGATGTTGAGCAAGATCCTTATTCGATTAATAATGGTTTTTGGTACGCTCATATCGGCTGGATGTTGCGTAACTATCCTGCTTCTGAGGCAAATTATAAAAATGCACCAGATTTGTTGAAAGACAAAGTGGTGATGTTCCAAGACAAATATTATGTTCCATTAGTGATTGTTGTTCATGCTGCAATCTTACTGCCTGTGGGTTGGGCTGTAGGTGATATGGCAGGTGTTTTACTGCTTGGCGGTTTAATGCGCTTAATCTTAAGCCATCACGTTACTTTCTTTATTAACTCACTTTGTCACATGTGGGGTAAACGTCCTTATACAGACGAAAATACCGCGCGTGATAACTTCTGGTTAGCGATTGCTACTTGGGGTGAGGGTTATCATAACTACCATCATATTTTCCAATACGATTATCGTAATGGTGTGAAATGGTGGCAATACGATCCTACAAAATGGCTCATTTGGACATTCTCTAAATTTGGCATGGCGAAAAACTTACGTCGTATTCCAAGCTTTAACATCAAAAAAGCTGAACTTGCGATGAAGTTTAAATATGCTGAGCAAGATTTAGCTGTGTACGGTCATAACGTAAGTGAAGATATTGCCACAGCAAAAATGCGTATCGCTCAAGAATACGAAGCATTTTCACAAACATTGAATGACTGGGCAAAGTTAAAAGAACAGGAAATTCAAGTGAAGAAAGCATCTGTCGCTGAAAAAATCCATCAAATGGACAGTAAACTTAAAGTTGAGTTCCAATTGGTAGAACAGCGTCTTTCACATCATCGTGAAACTTTAAAATTACTCACACGTAATTTGAAGAAAGAAAAAGCCCCTGTTTCTCATTAA
- a CDS encoding DHCW motif cupin fold protein, whose product MNMNHIPFGITNWAEIETTKHTGETGFTLWKTQHFDNIRVRMVEYSPHYLADHLCTKGHILLCLEGELSTELDDGRVFTLTAGMSYQVADHAEAHRSSTVLGAKLFIVD is encoded by the coding sequence ATGAACATGAATCACATCCCTTTCGGTATCACAAACTGGGCTGAAATCGAGACCACCAAACATACTGGAGAAACAGGTTTTACACTGTGGAAAACCCAACATTTTGACAATATCCGCGTCAGAATGGTGGAGTATTCTCCCCACTATCTTGCTGACCATCTCTGCACTAAAGGGCATATTTTGCTTTGTTTAGAGGGTGAATTAAGCACTGAATTAGATGATGGACGAGTTTTCACACTGACAGCAGGCATGAGTTATCAAGTGGCTGATCATGCAGAAGCACACCGCTCATCAACCGTACTTGGAGCAAAACTCTTTATCGTAGACTAG
- a CDS encoding protein adenylyltransferase SelO has translation MQFNPRYNTLSPKLYHHQQPVPLKNPRAGHFNDQLADELNWSEADKSAWVEICSGQKTFTEFEPLAMVYAGHQFGQWAGQLGDGRGLLITQILDKKNQTIDLHLKGAGSTPYSRMGDGRAVLRSVVREYLAGHALNALGVPSSNAVGFTSSDQGIQREKLERGAMMLRTSDCHIRLGHFEWINQYQPELLEEFTQKSIEWHYPECLEADQPILAFATRVIQRTAVMIAKWQLVGFAHGVMNTDNLNITGTTLDFGPYGFMERFRPNWINNHSDYNGRYTYQQQPSIAHWNLWNWLNNLIPLEKDASKKQQFKEDLAQCLEHFEPTFLEHYKLGLSLKMGLPGFHKDSFDCAMAFLRILQSEQLDYTQSFIRLQEKQYDVIKDDCLDRRQFEEFLIQYQSIREHQDIAELDVEMVKANPRYILRNHMAQRAIELAEGHDFSEVDRLFKLLNKPFIHQPELEKSEDLAPLPTDVPEVMVSCSS, from the coding sequence ATGCAATTTAATCCACGCTATAACACGCTCAGTCCAAAGCTTTATCACCATCAACAACCTGTGCCTTTAAAAAATCCGAGGGCAGGTCACTTTAATGACCAACTTGCCGATGAACTCAATTGGTCAGAAGCAGATAAAAGTGCTTGGGTTGAGATATGTAGCGGTCAAAAAACCTTTACCGAATTTGAACCTTTGGCGATGGTCTATGCAGGACATCAGTTTGGTCAATGGGCAGGTCAACTGGGTGATGGTCGTGGATTACTCATTACACAAATTTTAGATAAAAAAAATCAAACTATCGATCTACATTTAAAAGGCGCTGGTTCAACCCCCTACTCGCGTATGGGCGATGGAAGGGCTGTATTACGTTCGGTAGTTCGTGAATATTTGGCAGGACATGCACTCAATGCCTTAGGTGTTCCATCAAGTAATGCAGTAGGTTTTACCTCTTCAGATCAGGGCATACAACGCGAAAAATTAGAACGTGGTGCCATGATGCTGCGCACGTCAGACTGTCACATACGTTTAGGACATTTTGAGTGGATCAATCAATATCAGCCTGAGTTGCTTGAAGAATTCACACAAAAAAGTATCGAATGGCACTATCCAGAATGTTTAGAAGCTGATCAACCGATTTTGGCATTTGCGACACGAGTGATTCAGCGTACTGCGGTGATGATCGCAAAATGGCAACTGGTTGGTTTTGCTCACGGCGTGATGAATACCGATAACCTTAATATTACCGGTACGACTTTAGATTTTGGTCCTTATGGATTTATGGAACGTTTCCGTCCAAACTGGATCAACAATCATAGTGATTACAATGGTCGTTATACCTATCAACAACAACCGAGTATTGCACATTGGAATTTGTGGAATTGGCTCAACAATCTTATTCCTTTGGAAAAAGATGCATCAAAAAAACAGCAATTTAAAGAAGATTTGGCGCAATGTTTAGAACATTTTGAGCCGACATTTTTGGAACATTACAAACTTGGATTATCTCTAAAAATGGGATTGCCGGGTTTTCATAAAGACAGTTTTGATTGTGCGATGGCATTTTTAAGAATCTTACAATCTGAACAACTTGACTACACACAAAGCTTTATACGCCTCCAAGAAAAACAATATGACGTGATCAAAGATGATTGTTTAGATCGACGTCAGTTTGAAGAATTTTTAATACAATACCAAAGTATCCGTGAACATCAAGATATTGCCGAGCTGGATGTCGAAATGGTCAAGGCCAATCCGCGATATATTCTGCGCAACCATATGGCTCAGCGGGCAATCGAGCTGGCAGAAGGTCATGATTTTTCAGAAGTAGATCGATTATTTAAATTACTGAACAAACCTTTTATTCATCAACCTGAACTCGAAAAATCAGAAGATCTGGCACCATTACCTACGGATGTGCCTGAAGTCATGGTCAGTTGTTCTTCATAG
- a CDS encoding L,D-transpeptidase family protein: protein MFKKLGSLCLILIVIIAGCTYGYYKLKRYLPSHPVQSTQALNQQDIRKIRQYTPITEVHVYKAERRLHLLNGSNIIRSYEMRLGFNPIGHKVQEGDGKTPEGRYILDWRNAQSAFYKSLHISYPNEQDKVIARQLGVSPGGDIMIHGSAKKAQVEVVPKLMKYMPTEDWTWGCIAVRNVDMDEIWQLIDDGTAIEIYP from the coding sequence ATGTTTAAGAAGTTAGGCAGCTTATGTTTAATATTGATTGTGATTATTGCTGGCTGTACCTATGGTTATTATAAATTAAAGCGTTATTTGCCCAGTCATCCTGTCCAAAGTACTCAAGCTTTAAATCAGCAAGATATTCGTAAAATAAGACAATATACCCCCATTACCGAGGTTCATGTCTATAAAGCTGAGCGTAGACTTCATCTTTTAAATGGTTCCAATATTATACGCAGCTATGAAATGCGACTGGGTTTTAACCCCATTGGGCATAAAGTTCAAGAAGGTGATGGCAAAACACCTGAGGGACGTTACATTTTAGATTGGCGTAATGCGCAAAGTGCATTTTATAAATCATTACATATATCTTATCCCAATGAACAAGATAAAGTCATCGCGCGACAATTGGGCGTTTCACCTGGAGGAGATATAATGATCCACGGATCTGCAAAAAAAGCTCAAGTTGAAGTCGTACCTAAATTGATGAAATACATGCCCACTGAAGATTGGACTTGGGGATGTATCGCTGTTAGAAATGTAGACATGGATGAAATCTGGCAATTGATTGATGATGGAACAGCAATTGAAATTTACCCTTAA
- a CDS encoding MmcQ/YjbR family DNA-binding protein produces MHLHQYADQVAQALPQTTLSQPFGEGCNVYKVANKVYLMAFKLEGKAVLNIKVEPQHSEMLRDFYPFIHAGYHMNKRHWISLYEHEEVKEDLVQDLIQSSYDLVVKTLSKNDQNRISLLRELDH; encoded by the coding sequence ATTCATCTTCATCAATATGCAGACCAAGTCGCTCAAGCATTACCGCAAACCACGCTCTCACAACCATTTGGTGAAGGTTGTAATGTGTATAAGGTAGCAAATAAAGTATATCTCATGGCTTTTAAACTTGAAGGTAAAGCCGTTTTAAATATAAAAGTTGAACCTCAGCATAGTGAAATGCTACGTGACTTTTATCCTTTTATTCATGCGGGTTATCACATGAATAAACGTCACTGGATTTCGCTTTATGAACATGAAGAAGTCAAAGAAGATTTAGTACAAGATTTGATTCAATCTTCTTATGATTTGGTGGTTAAAACTCTAAGTAAAAATGATCAGAATAGAATTTCTCTGTTAAGAGAACTGGATCATTGA
- a CDS encoding response regulator, with product MKHVMLVEDEVELAQLVRDYLEAAGFEVSMFHDGQEAYDSFLQRKPSLMLLDLMVPRMDGLTICRKVREQSDIPIIMVTARTEEIDRVLGLNMGADDYLCKPFSPKELVARVQAVLRRLERKAEPEENNLFRMDKAQQRIWYQQKSLNLTPTEFRLLELFLEHVGQVYSRAQLLDHINPDSFDVADRVIDSHIKNLRRKISDAAETGNRHEWVQAVYGVGYRFEYPED from the coding sequence ATGAAGCATGTGATGCTGGTTGAAGATGAAGTAGAACTTGCACAATTGGTGCGAGATTATCTAGAAGCGGCTGGTTTTGAAGTCAGCATGTTTCATGATGGTCAAGAAGCATATGACAGCTTTTTACAACGTAAACCGAGTTTAATGCTATTGGACTTGATGGTGCCACGCATGGACGGTCTAACTATTTGCCGTAAAGTACGTGAACAGTCTGATATACCGATTATTATGGTGACCGCTCGTACTGAAGAAATTGACCGTGTATTAGGTTTAAACATGGGCGCAGATGATTACTTATGTAAGCCATTTAGTCCTAAGGAACTGGTAGCTCGTGTACAAGCTGTTTTACGTCGTTTAGAACGTAAAGCTGAGCCTGAAGAAAATAATCTGTTTCGTATGGACAAAGCACAGCAACGAATCTGGTATCAACAAAAGTCATTGAATTTAACCCCGACTGAATTCCGTTTATTGGAATTGTTCTTGGAACATGTGGGGCAGGTGTATTCACGTGCACAATTGCTTGATCATATCAATCCTGACAGTTTCGATGTGGCAGACCGTGTGATCGACAGCCATATTAAAAACTTACGCCGTAAAATTTCGGATGCTGCTGAAACAGGTAACCGCCATGAATGGGTGCAGGCTGTGTACGGGGTAGGCTATCGTTTCGAATATCCTGAAGATTGA
- the baeS gene encoding sensor histidine kinase efflux regulator BaeS has translation MNIRRVPIALRIFLTVLLTTLVITTVSLSVLHWTMQKNFTQYVADVEMQKLDHLIENLASVYSVYHDWGNSVQAQILQIEGQAAPDDYDKLSRWWLRRQYDIALQQRYFKEHTMMSQLDTQRAQTINPEELKVLEDNLPSEYQPFEGLKFPLSSNQNQFRNAEKRKDNKPSSLRTSEQQQGKKLFISMSDHLGLSARLSLYDAKQQFILGEPSENPVSFRPISVDGKIVGYLGLRPVLDQEDASSINFFSNQKRYLLLIYILTFLTSLVAALLLATYFKTPIQRLLKATRELTKGNYQHQVKVNRNDELGDLSNEINQLAVILDQHESSRRQWVADTSHELKTPLAVLQAQIEAMQDGIRKPTPEHFASMLGQVSSLKKLTQDLADLAQAEAQQLKFYFTEVDPWAVVLQEVDNFKPKFEQAHLSISVEGQGAELQLDVDRFKQIMVNLLGNSIRYTTAGGEVHVHTEQDAQSWSVIVDDSPLGVTDEQLAHLGERFYRVDDSRTRSTGGTGLGLALSGKIVQGLGGKLSFDHSPLGGLRCKLTFPKNTKVKKENA, from the coding sequence TTGAATATACGTCGTGTTCCCATTGCGCTACGCATTTTCCTGACTGTGTTATTGACCACGCTGGTCATAACCACTGTAAGCCTAAGCGTCTTACATTGGACCATGCAGAAAAACTTTACCCAATATGTGGCAGATGTTGAGATGCAGAAACTCGATCATCTGATTGAAAACTTGGCGAGTGTATATTCGGTTTATCACGATTGGGGAAACTCAGTTCAAGCTCAGATTTTGCAAATCGAAGGTCAAGCGGCACCAGACGACTATGATAAGTTGTCACGCTGGTGGTTACGTCGTCAGTATGATATCGCATTGCAACAGCGTTATTTCAAAGAACATACCATGATGAGCCAATTGGATACGCAGCGTGCTCAGACCATTAATCCTGAAGAATTAAAGGTATTGGAAGACAATTTACCTTCTGAATATCAACCTTTTGAAGGGCTCAAATTTCCTTTAAGTTCCAATCAAAATCAGTTTAGAAATGCAGAAAAACGTAAGGATAATAAACCTTCTAGTCTGCGTACATCGGAACAGCAACAAGGTAAAAAGCTGTTTATTTCAATGTCAGATCATTTAGGTTTAAGTGCTCGATTGTCACTTTATGACGCGAAACAACAGTTTATTTTAGGTGAGCCATCTGAAAATCCTGTGTCATTTCGTCCAATTTCGGTAGATGGAAAAATTGTCGGCTATTTAGGTCTTCGACCTGTATTGGATCAGGAAGATGCATCGAGTATTAACTTTTTTAGCAATCAAAAACGCTACTTATTACTGATTTATATTTTAACTTTCCTCACCAGTCTCGTCGCAGCGTTACTTTTAGCAACCTATTTTAAAACACCGATTCAACGATTGCTAAAAGCAACACGTGAATTGACTAAAGGCAATTATCAGCACCAAGTGAAAGTTAATCGCAATGATGAGTTGGGAGATTTATCCAATGAAATTAATCAATTGGCTGTAATTTTGGATCAGCATGAAAGCTCACGTCGTCAGTGGGTAGCCGATACATCACATGAGCTGAAAACACCTTTGGCCGTATTGCAAGCGCAAATTGAGGCCATGCAAGATGGCATTCGTAAACCGACACCAGAACATTTTGCCTCGATGTTAGGGCAAGTGAGTAGTTTGAAAAAATTGACCCAAGATTTGGCAGATTTAGCTCAAGCTGAAGCACAGCAATTGAAATTCTACTTTACAGAAGTTGATCCATGGGCGGTCGTATTGCAAGAAGTGGATAATTTTAAACCTAAATTTGAACAAGCTCATTTAAGCATCAGCGTTGAGGGACAGGGTGCCGAATTACAATTGGATGTTGATCGCTTTAAACAAATTATGGTCAATTTATTGGGCAATAGTATTCGCTACACCACCGCAGGTGGCGAAGTTCATGTCCATACTGAACAAGATGCACAGTCTTGGTCCGTGATTGTTGATGATAGTCCGCTCGGTGTGACTGATGAACAATTGGCCCATTTGGGTGAACGATTCTACCGTGTTGATGACTCTCGCACACGTAGCACAGGCGGAACTGGTCTAGGGCTTGCATTGTCAGGTAAAATTGTTCAAGGTTTAGGGGGTAAATTGAGCTTTGATCATTCACCATTGGGTGGTTTACGATGCAAACTCACCTTTCCAAAAAACACAAAAGTTAAGAAGGAAAACGCATGA
- a CDS encoding acyl-CoA dehydrogenase C-terminal domain-containing protein: protein MPQYKAPLRDMQFVLHELLNAEDHYSKLPAFQENVSRELVDQYLEAAADFCENELSPLNQVGDREGCKWNDGVVTTPTGFKEAYQKYVELGFPSLSAEEQYGGQGLPVSIANIISEMVGTANWAWGMYPGLSHGAVRTLEHHGSQEQKDTYLPKLISGEWTGTMCLTESHAGSDLGIIRTKAEPQADGSYAISGEKIFISAGEHDMADNIIHIVLARLPGAPKGTKGISLFIVPKFNLTADGEVGERNGVRCGSIEHKMGIHGNATCVINFDNAKGFLIGPENRGLNCMFTFMNTARIGTAIQGLSASEGAFQGALAYAKDRLAMRSLSGPKAPEKEADPIIVHPAVRNMLLTQKAFAEAGRALVYLLSFHADVVEQGATEEERKASDNILSLLTPIAKAFLTETGSESAKHGVQVFGGHGFISEHGMEQIVRDTRISCLYEGTTEIQAIDLLGRKVLGTQGAMLKDFTKIIHKFIEANKDNAGLKEFLEPLAALNKEWGDLTMQIGMKAMQNPDEVGAAAVDYLYFSGYVTLAYLWARMALVAQEKLAEGTTEVDFYNAKITTARFYFKKILPRVRSHVDVIAGGLDPLMSLDAEHFAF, encoded by the coding sequence ATGCCACAATACAAAGCACCCTTACGTGATATGCAATTTGTTTTGCATGAATTATTAAATGCTGAAGATCATTATTCAAAATTACCTGCATTCCAAGAAAACGTAAGCCGTGAATTGGTTGACCAATATCTGGAAGCTGCTGCGGATTTTTGTGAAAACGAATTGTCTCCATTAAACCAAGTGGGCGACCGTGAAGGTTGTAAATGGAACGATGGTGTTGTAACAACGCCTACCGGCTTTAAAGAAGCATATCAAAAATATGTAGAGCTTGGCTTCCCTTCACTTTCTGCTGAAGAACAGTACGGCGGTCAAGGTTTACCTGTCTCAATTGCAAACATCATTTCTGAAATGGTCGGTACTGCGAACTGGGCATGGGGTATGTACCCTGGTCTATCTCATGGTGCAGTTCGTACTTTAGAACACCATGGTTCACAAGAGCAAAAAGACACTTACTTACCTAAATTAATTTCAGGTGAGTGGACAGGCACCATGTGCTTAACAGAATCTCATGCAGGTTCTGACTTAGGGATTATCCGTACCAAAGCTGAACCACAAGCTGACGGTAGCTATGCGATTTCCGGCGAGAAAATCTTTATCTCTGCTGGTGAACACGACATGGCTGACAACATTATCCATATTGTACTTGCTCGACTTCCTGGTGCGCCTAAAGGCACAAAAGGTATTTCGTTGTTTATCGTACCGAAGTTCAACTTAACTGCTGATGGTGAAGTCGGCGAACGTAATGGCGTACGTTGTGGTTCAATTGAACACAAAATGGGTATTCACGGTAACGCAACATGTGTCATTAACTTTGACAACGCAAAAGGTTTCTTGATTGGACCTGAAAACCGTGGTCTAAACTGCATGTTCACGTTCATGAACACTGCACGTATTGGTACTGCGATCCAAGGTTTATCTGCATCTGAAGGCGCATTCCAAGGTGCACTTGCATATGCAAAAGACCGTTTAGCAATGCGTTCATTGTCTGGTCCTAAAGCACCTGAAAAAGAAGCAGATCCGATTATTGTTCACCCTGCTGTACGTAACATGCTTTTAACTCAAAAAGCATTTGCTGAAGCTGGTCGTGCATTGGTTTACTTATTGTCTTTCCATGCAGACGTTGTAGAACAAGGTGCAACTGAAGAAGAGCGTAAAGCTTCTGACAATATCTTGTCATTATTGACACCAATTGCAAAAGCGTTCTTGACTGAAACAGGTTCAGAATCTGCGAAACATGGTGTTCAAGTGTTCGGTGGACATGGCTTTATTTCTGAACATGGTATGGAACAAATTGTTCGTGATACACGTATTTCGTGTCTTTACGAAGGTACAACTGAAATTCAAGCGATTGACTTATTAGGTCGTAAAGTTTTGGGTACTCAAGGTGCAATGTTGAAAGACTTCACCAAGATCATCCATAAATTTATCGAAGCGAATAAAGACAACGCTGGTTTGAAAGAATTCCTAGAACCACTTGCTGCTCTCAATAAAGAGTGGGGTGATTTGACCATGCAAATTGGTATGAAAGCAATGCAAAACCCTGATGAAGTTGGTGCTGCTGCTGTTGATTACCTCTACTTCTCTGGTTATGTAACACTTGCATACCTATGGGCACGTATGGCACTCGTAGCACAAGAGAAATTGGCTGAAGGTACAACTGAAGTTGACTTCTACAATGCGAAGATTACCACTGCGCGTTTCTACTTCAAGAAAATCTTACCACGCGTACGTTCACACGTAGACGTGATTGCAGGTGGCTTAGATCCATTGATGTCTTTAGATGCAGAACATTTCGCATTCTAA
- a CDS encoding acyl-CoA dehydrogenase C-terminal domain-containing protein, which translates to MPIYNAPLADMKFILNDVFKAEQFWQANENLAHVDAATAEAILEEMAKFAQNVTLPINRTGDEEGATYNNGAVTTPAGFKEAFKQYAEGGWIGLGADEEWGGQGMPKMLTVLADEMLFATNPSFMLYPLLSVGAGMALNSYASQEQKETYLPKIYSGEWSGTMCLTEPHAGTDLGIIKTKAERNEDGTYNITGTKIFITGGDHDLAENIIHLVLAKTPDAPAGSRGISLFIVPKFIVNTDGSLGERNTAGPGSIEHKMGIKASATCVMNFDAAKGYLVGNENEGLAAMFVMMNYERLSMGIQGLGASEYAYQNAAQYATDRLQGRSATGAKSPQKPADSILVHGDVRRMLLNVRANNEASRAFAVYVGQQLDITKFSTDAEAVQKANNRVALLTPIAKAYLTDTAFQATLDAQMVFGGHGYIREWGMEQCIRDLRIAQIYEGTNGVQSQDLIGRKTIKCNGEYIAEYIEEIRDFANDLDSDLNYIKDATLDAATELEVITQTVLERAKENPDYANAAAVDYLHAVGLLSFSYMFAKIAKAANAKSGEFYQNKLSLVNYFIQRILPDLNTRIARIKVTSDTVMSFSEDYFTNQS; encoded by the coding sequence ATGCCAATTTATAATGCGCCTCTTGCGGATATGAAATTCATCCTCAACGATGTTTTTAAAGCAGAACAATTCTGGCAAGCCAATGAAAATCTTGCACATGTCGATGCTGCAACGGCTGAAGCTATTCTTGAAGAAATGGCAAAATTTGCTCAAAACGTGACGCTTCCAATCAACCGTACGGGAGATGAAGAAGGCGCAACTTATAATAATGGTGCTGTCACCACACCTGCTGGATTTAAAGAAGCTTTTAAACAATACGCTGAGGGCGGTTGGATTGGTTTAGGCGCAGATGAAGAATGGGGCGGTCAAGGCATGCCAAAAATGCTGACTGTGCTTGCTGATGAAATGCTATTTGCAACCAACCCATCATTCATGCTCTACCCGCTTCTTTCTGTGGGTGCTGGTATGGCATTAAACAGTTATGCATCTCAAGAGCAAAAAGAAACCTATTTACCAAAAATTTATTCAGGTGAATGGTCAGGTACGATGTGCTTAACTGAACCACATGCAGGTACAGATTTAGGCATTATCAAAACCAAAGCAGAACGCAATGAAGATGGTACCTATAACATCACTGGGACTAAAATCTTTATTACTGGCGGTGATCATGATTTAGCTGAGAACATCATTCACTTAGTCCTTGCAAAAACACCAGATGCCCCTGCTGGCTCACGTGGTATCTCACTGTTTATCGTGCCGAAATTTATCGTCAATACTGATGGTTCTTTAGGCGAACGTAATACTGCTGGCCCAGGTTCAATTGAACATAAAATGGGGATCAAAGCTTCTGCAACATGTGTCATGAACTTTGATGCAGCTAAAGGCTACCTTGTAGGTAATGAAAACGAAGGTCTTGCTGCGATGTTCGTGATGATGAACTACGAACGTTTATCGATGGGTATTCAAGGTCTTGGTGCTTCGGAATACGCATATCAAAATGCAGCACAATATGCCACTGACCGTTTACAAGGCCGTAGTGCAACAGGTGCCAAATCTCCACAGAAACCTGCTGACAGCATTTTGGTTCATGGTGATGTGCGTCGTATGCTTTTGAATGTTCGTGCAAACAATGAAGCATCTCGTGCTTTCGCGGTCTATGTTGGTCAACAGCTTGATATTACCAAGTTCTCAACCGATGCTGAAGCGGTGCAGAAAGCCAACAACCGAGTTGCATTATTAACCCCTATCGCAAAAGCATATTTGACTGATACTGCATTCCAAGCAACATTAGATGCTCAAATGGTCTTCGGTGGTCATGGTTATATCCGTGAATGGGGTATGGAACAATGCATCCGTGATTTACGTATTGCTCAGATTTACGAGGGAACCAACGGCGTTCAATCTCAAGATTTGATTGGTCGTAAAACCATTAAATGCAATGGTGAATACATCGCTGAATATATTGAAGAAATTCGTGATTTTGCCAATGATCTAGATTCAGATTTAAACTACATCAAAGATGCAACACTTGATGCTGCAACTGAGCTTGAAGTGATTACACAAACTGTGCTTGAACGTGCAAAAGAAAATCCTGACTACGCAAATGCAGCTGCTGTAGATTATTTACATGCTGTCGGTTTACTCAGCTTTAGCTACATGTTCGCTAAAATTGCCAAAGCAGCCAATGCCAAATCAGGTGAGTTCTATCAAAACAAACTGTCTTTGGTGAACTACTTTATCCAACGTATCTTGCCAGATTTAAATACACGTATTGCACGTATTAAAGTCACTTCAGATACAGTTATGAGCTTCAGTGAAGACTACTTCACCAATCAGTCTTAA
- a CDS encoding phosphate-starvation-inducible protein PsiE → MSHKDPKIAKIESFLDRFGNLAVESFHYLALFIIGCMVIWSAAHTVYDIFSVKQYATIDDILLLFIYLELGAMVGIYFKTNHMPVRFLIYIAITALTRLLISDIQHTHKASIDLVIITGSILILAISILVVRFASWNFPSVIREKHQDKPLAEGKTPRPEDDELA, encoded by the coding sequence ATGTCACACAAAGATCCAAAAATCGCAAAGATTGAATCCTTTCTTGATCGATTCGGGAACCTTGCTGTAGAAAGTTTTCATTATCTCGCACTGTTTATTATTGGCTGTATGGTCATTTGGTCAGCCGCACACACCGTTTATGATATTTTTAGCGTTAAACAATATGCAACGATTGACGATATTCTATTGTTATTTATCTATTTAGAACTTGGGGCAATGGTCGGCATTTACTTTAAAACCAATCACATGCCTGTACGTTTTTTAATTTATATTGCTATTACTGCGCTGACCCGATTACTCATTTCAGATATTCAACATACGCATAAAGCCAGCATAGATTTGGTGATTATTACGGGTTCGATTCTTATCTTGGCGATTTCAATTTTAGTGGTACGTTTTGCTTCTTGGAATTTCCCATCCGTGATCCGCGAGAAACATCAAGACAAACCATTGGCAGAGGGTAAAACGCCTCGTCCAGAAGATGATGAATTGGCTTGA